In the Leptotrichia sp. oral taxon 847 genome, one interval contains:
- a CDS encoding sugar transferase, with amino-acid sequence MKIKKIVIIRMIYIIILYLIYNILLNQYDYITKYLTNFIFLIFIFIKFVFGQLDFYAERFRLKNIFVNFSIDSIFAFMLFIFLKKVEIFYVFSAVFFFQIVFRKIISSIYMKKKNVLIFGSNHIENNIQEDIIASLDYNYIGYISNNKSRATKYLVGNYAEMEKIIKEKKIDLLVIVKDIRSPDFKKYLKRLFDLKINGLKVLSYEIFNEEIQKKIDANTIDEEWLLQSNGFDILNDGMEKNMKRGVDLVISLTLMVLLAPVALIVAILIKLESKGPVIFKQVRIGENMVPFKVYKFRSMKIHDPKKYSKYTQDNDKRVTKVGKFIRKTRIDELPQLFCILKGTMSFVGPRPEWDILAKEYEKKIPYYNLRHMIKPGLTGWAQVMYPYGENIEDTKRKLEYDLYYLKHQDLILDVLIIFKTIKVILFGKGK; translated from the coding sequence ATGAAAATAAAAAAAATCGTTATAATTCGAATGATATATATTATTATTCTATATTTAATTTACAATATATTGTTAAATCAATACGATTATATTACAAAGTATTTAACAAATTTTATCTTTTTAATTTTCATATTTATAAAATTTGTTTTTGGACAATTAGATTTTTATGCTGAAAGATTTAGATTAAAAAATATTTTTGTAAATTTTTCAATTGATTCAATTTTTGCATTTATGCTTTTTATTTTTTTAAAAAAAGTAGAAATATTTTATGTTTTCAGTGCCGTTTTTTTCTTTCAAATAGTATTTCGGAAAATAATATCTTCGATTTACATGAAAAAGAAAAATGTCCTGATTTTTGGCTCAAACCATATTGAAAACAATATTCAAGAAGATATTATAGCTAGCTTAGATTATAACTACATAGGCTATATTTCCAACAACAAAAGTCGTGCAACAAAATATTTAGTCGGAAATTATGCTGAAATGGAAAAGATAATAAAAGAAAAAAAAATTGATCTTCTTGTAATTGTGAAAGATATAAGAAGTCCTGATTTTAAAAAATATTTAAAGCGCCTTTTTGATTTAAAAATAAATGGATTAAAAGTTTTGAGCTATGAGATATTCAACGAAGAAATTCAAAAGAAAATAGATGCAAACACCATTGATGAAGAATGGCTTCTTCAGTCCAATGGCTTTGATATTTTAAACGATGGAATGGAAAAAAATATGAAGCGAGGAGTAGATCTGGTCATATCTTTGACACTGATGGTTCTACTTGCACCAGTGGCACTAATTGTAGCAATTTTAATAAAGTTGGAGTCAAAGGGACCCGTAATTTTCAAGCAGGTGAGAATTGGAGAAAACATGGTTCCATTTAAAGTGTACAAATTTAGAAGTATGAAAATACACGATCCAAAAAAATACTCAAAATACACACAAGACAACGACAAAAGAGTGACAAAAGTGGGGAAGTTTATTAGAAAGACTCGAATAGATGAGCTGCCTCAACTTTTTTGTATTCTAAAAGGAACAATGAGTTTTGTGGGACCAAGACCCGAATGGGACATTCTAGCCAAGGAATATGAAAAAAAAATACCATACTACAATTTAAGACATATGATAAAACCTGGATTAACAGGATGGGCACAAGTGATGTATCCATACGGCGAAAACATTGAAGATACAAAAAGAAAGTTAGAATATGATTTATACTATTTAAAACATCAAGATTTAATTTTAGATGTTTTGATAATTTTTAAAACAATTAAAGTGATATTATTTGGAAAAGGTAAATAA
- the rfbA gene encoding glucose-1-phosphate thymidylyltransferase RfbA, protein MKGIILAGGSGTRLYPVTKSISKQILPIYDKPMIYYPLSVLMLANIREILIISTKRDLPLFKELLGDGSDLGINLEYKVQEKPNGLAEAFIVGEKFIKNDNVCLILGDNIFYGSGFSGLLEEVTSLKKGAVIFGYPVKDPRAYGVVEFDKNGKAISLEEKPENPKSNYAIPGLYFYDNTVISKAKTLKPSNRGELEITAINKKYLKESKLNVKKFGRGIAWLDTGTPEGLLEASNFVEVIQKRQGFYIACLEEIAYQKNWISKEQLLHKINELKNCDYKVYLKNLLN, encoded by the coding sequence ATGAAGGGAATTATTCTTGCGGGAGGAAGTGGTACAAGACTTTACCCAGTTACAAAGTCGATTTCAAAGCAGATATTACCTATATATGATAAACCAATGATTTATTATCCTTTATCTGTTCTTATGCTAGCAAATATCAGAGAAATATTAATAATTTCTACAAAAAGAGATTTGCCATTATTTAAGGAACTTTTAGGAGATGGAAGTGATTTGGGAATAAATCTTGAATATAAAGTTCAAGAAAAGCCAAATGGGCTTGCAGAGGCTTTTATAGTTGGCGAAAAGTTTATAAAAAATGACAATGTTTGTCTTATTCTAGGAGACAACATATTTTATGGCAGCGGTTTTTCAGGACTACTAGAAGAAGTTACATCTTTAAAAAAAGGAGCGGTAATATTTGGCTATCCAGTAAAAGATCCAAGAGCTTACGGAGTTGTAGAATTTGATAAAAATGGAAAAGCAATTTCGTTGGAAGAAAAGCCTGAAAATCCAAAATCAAATTACGCAATACCTGGGTTGTACTTTTATGACAATACAGTCATAAGTAAAGCTAAAACTCTAAAGCCATCAAATAGAGGAGAATTAGAGATTACCGCTATAAATAAAAAATATTTAAAAGAAAGTAAATTGAATGTTAAAAAATTTGGAAGAGGAATAGCGTGGTTAGACACAGGAACTCCTGAAGGATTATTAGAAGCCTCAAATTTTGTAGAAGTAATACAAAAAAGACAAGGATTTTATATCGCTTGTTTGGAGGAAATCGCTTATCAAAAAAATTGGATATCAAAAGAACAGTTATTGCATAAAATAAACGAATTAAAGAATTGTGATTACAAAGTTTATTTAAAAAATTTATTAAACTAA
- a CDS encoding histidine phosphatase family protein has protein sequence MKENKLKLYIVRHGQTEWNVLEKFQGQMNSPLTEEGIEKVRKTAKELEDVKFDAVYTSQMGRTVETAKIILENNKNKNPKLQKIPELNEIYFGKWQGMSFSEIFDFSPKEAHSYFYDVKNYCAKNIGGEELKDGLTRFLKGLDKIIKAHESGNILIVTHGTVLELFFNYIENREADDLDERKLIGNGECRIFSFESGKFFQLKN, from the coding sequence ATGAAAGAAAACAAATTAAAATTATATATTGTGAGACACGGTCAAACTGAATGGAATGTCCTAGAAAAATTTCAGGGGCAGATGAATTCACCACTTACAGAAGAAGGGATTGAAAAAGTTAGAAAAACTGCAAAAGAATTGGAAGATGTTAAATTTGACGCTGTCTATACTAGTCAGATGGGAAGAACAGTGGAAACTGCAAAAATTATTTTGGAAAATAATAAAAATAAAAATCCTAAACTTCAAAAAATTCCCGAACTTAACGAAATTTATTTTGGGAAATGGCAGGGAATGAGTTTTAGTGAGATTTTTGATTTTTCTCCAAAAGAAGCTCACAGCTATTTTTATGATGTAAAAAATTACTGTGCTAAAAATATTGGCGGAGAAGAATTAAAGGATGGGCTTACTAGATTTTTAAAGGGGCTTGACAAAATTATAAAAGCACATGAAAGTGGAAATATTTTGATTGTAACTCACGGAACTGTTTTAGAGCTTTTCTTTAACTACATTGAAAACAGGGAAGCAGACGATTTAGATGAGAGAAAACTTATTGGAAACGGAGAATGTCGAATATTTTCTTTTGAAAGCGGTAAATTTTTTCAATTAAAAAATTAG
- the hemL gene encoding glutamate-1-semialdehyde 2,1-aminomutase, with amino-acid sequence MNTNKSKEIFEKAKKAIPGGVNSPVRAFQSVKKDYPIFIESGKGSKLFDEDGNEYIDMIGSWGPMILGHNYPEVLEVVKTEMEKGTSFGLPTKKEVVLAELVKECFPAIEKIRLTTSGTEATMAAVRLSRAFTKKNKILKFEGCYHGHSDSLLVKAGSGLLTFEHQDSNGITEAVTRDTITAPFGDFEKVKKIVEDEKDIACIIVEPIPANMGVIETSKEFLEFLREITHKKNIVLIFDEVITGFRVSLGGACEMFGIQPDLITLGKIIGGGYPVGAFAGKKEIMDLISPVGNVYHAGTLSGNPVSVAAGIKTISILKENPDIYRTLEKRTKELVAKTEDLTQKYRIPATINATNSLFTIFFSRDKVKNLKDAIATNDKMYAIYFDTMLENGIIVPPSKYEAHFISYVHSDEDYRKFYFALEKAFEKIKNTL; translated from the coding sequence ATGAATACAAATAAATCTAAAGAAATTTTTGAAAAAGCGAAAAAAGCTATTCCAGGCGGTGTAAATAGTCCAGTCAGAGCTTTTCAGTCCGTAAAAAAAGACTATCCCATTTTTATTGAAAGTGGAAAAGGTAGCAAACTTTTTGACGAAGATGGGAACGAATATATTGATATGATTGGTTCTTGGGGACCTATGATACTTGGACACAATTATCCCGAAGTTTTAGAAGTTGTGAAAACTGAGATGGAAAAGGGGACATCTTTTGGTCTTCCCACAAAAAAAGAAGTTGTGTTAGCAGAACTTGTAAAAGAATGTTTTCCTGCGATTGAAAAAATTAGGCTTACAACTTCTGGGACTGAAGCTACGATGGCGGCTGTAAGACTTTCTCGGGCATTTACGAAAAAGAATAAAATTTTGAAATTTGAAGGATGTTATCACGGGCATTCGGATTCACTGCTTGTAAAAGCTGGGTCTGGACTTCTTACTTTTGAACATCAGGATAGCAATGGAATTACCGAAGCTGTAACTCGTGACACGATAACTGCTCCGTTTGGAGATTTTGAAAAAGTAAAAAAAATTGTTGAAGATGAAAAAGACATCGCCTGTATTATTGTTGAGCCTATCCCTGCAAATATGGGAGTTATTGAAACTTCAAAAGAATTTTTGGAATTTTTGCGAGAAATTACTCATAAAAAAAATATTGTTTTAATTTTTGACGAGGTTATTACCGGATTTAGAGTTTCATTAGGCGGCGCTTGTGAAATGTTTGGAATACAGCCAGATTTGATAACTCTTGGAAAAATTATTGGGGGTGGGTATCCAGTTGGTGCGTTTGCTGGAAAAAAAGAAATTATGGATTTAATTTCGCCAGTTGGAAATGTTTATCACGCTGGAACTCTTTCTGGAAATCCAGTTTCTGTCGCAGCTGGAATTAAAACGATTTCCATTTTGAAAGAAAATCCCGATATTTACAGAACTTTAGAAAAAAGAACAAAAGAATTAGTTGCTAAAACAGAAGATTTGACTCAAAAATATAGAATACCTGCGACAATAAATGCCACAAACAGTTTGTTTACGATATTTTTTTCAAGAGATAAAGTAAAAAATCTGAAAGATGCGATTGCTACAAACGACAAAATGTATGCCATTTACTTTGACACAATGCTGGAAAACGGAATTATCGTACCGCCGTCGAAATATGAAGCGCACTTTATTTCCTATGTGCACTCTGACGAAGATTATAGAAAATTCTATTTTGCATTGGAAAAGGCGTTTGAAAAAATTAAAAATACATTGTAA
- a CDS encoding cobalt-precorrin-6A reductase produces MIWIIGGTKDGRDILEKLVDEKNKKDILISTATSYGGELLKKYTSNNKKNIQVICKKLDEEQMEKVITEKNINTVVDASHPYAENVSRSILKVTKKLGTKYVRFEREMLDYGDENVFKFETLQEMNDFVLKYQNKNILSTLGSNNLEEIKVMGEKNNLFVRILPTTASIQKAENLGYLPKNIIAIQGPFDKNLNLAMLKSFKIDFLITKESGKTGGEKEKIDACKEFGTTVLILKRPFVNYRNVYSDIDKLINHI; encoded by the coding sequence ATGATTTGGATAATCGGAGGAACAAAAGATGGAAGAGATATTTTAGAAAAATTAGTTGATGAGAAAAATAAAAAAGATATTTTGATAAGTACTGCCACTTCCTACGGTGGAGAACTTTTGAAAAAATATACTTCGAATAACAAAAAAAATATTCAAGTTATTTGTAAGAAATTGGACGAAGAGCAAATGGAAAAAGTCATCACCGAAAAAAATATAAATACCGTCGTCGACGCAAGTCATCCATATGCCGAAAATGTGAGCCGTTCCATTTTGAAAGTTACAAAAAAACTTGGGACTAAATATGTGAGATTTGAGCGTGAAATGCTTGATTATGGAGATGAAAATGTCTTTAAATTTGAAACTTTACAAGAAATGAATGACTTTGTTTTAAAATATCAAAATAAAAATATTTTAAGTACATTGGGATCGAATAATTTGGAAGAAATAAAAGTTATGGGCGAAAAAAATAATCTTTTTGTGCGGATACTTCCAACAACTGCTTCCATTCAAAAGGCGGAAAATCTTGGGTATTTGCCTAAAAACATAATTGCAATTCAAGGACCTTTTGATAAAAATTTAAATTTAGCTATGCTTAAAAGTTTTAAAATTGATTTTTTGATTACAAAAGAAAGCGGAAAAACTGGCGGAGAAAAAGAAAAAATTGATGCCTGTAAAGAATTTGGGACTACTGTTCTGATTCTAAAAAGACCTTTTGTAAACTACAGAAATGTTTATTCTGACATTGATAAACTTATAAATCATATTTAA
- a CDS encoding D-glycero-alpha-D-manno-heptose-1,7-bisphosphate 7-phosphatase: MKNKFILLDRDGVINVEKNYLHTIEEFEYERNVVLGLAKLRDLGYKFSIITNQAGIAKGYYSEEDYFKLQKFIEEDLLKKGIKIEKSYFCPHHPDGIGKYKKNCECRKPNTKNFEIAIKEFKIDTKNSFMIGDRVTDLIPAKKLGMKTVLVKTGYGVKNISKLKENGLDSIVVNDILEFANLIEEGENQ; the protein is encoded by the coding sequence ATGAAAAATAAATTTATTTTGCTCGATAGAGATGGCGTGATTAATGTTGAAAAAAATTATTTGCATACAATTGAAGAATTTGAATATGAAAGAAATGTCGTCTTGGGTCTAGCAAAATTGAGAGATTTGGGTTACAAATTTTCTATTATCACTAATCAAGCTGGGATTGCCAAAGGATATTACAGTGAAGAAGATTACTTCAAATTGCAAAAGTTTATTGAAGAAGATTTATTAAAAAAAGGGATTAAAATTGAAAAATCGTATTTTTGTCCACATCATCCCGATGGGATTGGAAAATACAAAAAAAATTGTGAGTGTAGAAAGCCAAATACAAAAAATTTTGAAATTGCTATAAAAGAATTTAAAATAGATACAAAAAATTCTTTTATGATTGGCGACAGGGTGACGGATTTGATCCCTGCAAAAAAACTTGGAATGAAAACCGTCCTTGTCAAAACTGGATATGGAGTTAAAAATATTTCAAAACTTAAAGAAAATGGCTTAGATTCCATTGTTGTGAACGACATTTTGGAATTTGCCAACTTAATTGAAGAAGGAGAAAATCAATGA
- a CDS encoding peptide ABC transporter substrate-binding protein, whose product MKKLLLTLAMSLFLLSCGNGGNDQNTFSLNIVTEPSSIDPQITTDIPGGTVDELILEGLLRKDKNGKSVAGLAKSWEKSKDGLKWTFHLRDGIKWSNGDPVTAKDFKAGWLRALNPATAASNANMLFVIKNGEKYNAKKASAEEVGIKVVDDKTLEVTLEAPVSYFDDLVTFKAYMPLNEKYYNQVKDKYFSEAKYTIAVGPYTLDNWTHNSELRLKKNPNYWDAANVKTENVVLKMIDSNSSVNAFKNDEVDVTTVTFEQAKEFNGKPELVTAKDGGIYYLLFNVNEPAYKNAKIRKAISMAINKDDLLNKVLSNSEKATKTFTPQGIGLNGLKGDFSKEVLTDQPKYNVAEAKKLLAEGMKEAGISKLPNIKILFNDSGSRKAIVEYIQDNLKTNLGVQVDAEMVTGKERVNRTKENNFNIALMNWTGDFLDPITYLDLFESTNANNRGKFVNSRYDQLVKTVKSTDNPQTRVPAMIEMEKIISQEVPVVILFQKQKQYLVNPRVTNLGFVSIGGEFFIRDVVLK is encoded by the coding sequence ATGAAAAAATTATTGTTGACATTAGCAATGTCGTTATTTTTACTATCTTGTGGAAATGGCGGAAATGACCAAAATACATTTTCATTAAACATCGTAACGGAGCCAAGTTCAATTGACCCGCAAATTACTACTGACATCCCTGGAGGAACAGTTGATGAGCTTATCTTAGAAGGACTGCTTCGAAAAGATAAAAATGGAAAATCGGTTGCAGGACTTGCAAAATCGTGGGAAAAGTCAAAAGATGGATTAAAATGGACATTTCACTTAAGAGATGGAATAAAATGGTCAAACGGAGATCCAGTTACTGCAAAAGATTTTAAAGCTGGTTGGCTTCGTGCACTAAATCCGGCAACAGCAGCAAGTAACGCAAATATGCTATTTGTAATAAAAAATGGAGAAAAATATAATGCTAAAAAAGCGAGTGCCGAAGAAGTTGGAATTAAAGTAGTTGACGACAAGACTTTGGAAGTTACATTGGAAGCACCAGTTTCATATTTTGACGATTTGGTAACATTTAAAGCGTACATGCCATTAAACGAAAAATATTACAACCAAGTTAAAGACAAATATTTTTCAGAAGCTAAATATACTATAGCAGTAGGTCCGTACACTTTGGATAACTGGACACATAATTCAGAATTGAGACTTAAAAAAAATCCTAATTATTGGGATGCGGCAAATGTTAAGACAGAAAATGTAGTTTTGAAAATGATTGACAGTAATTCATCTGTAAATGCTTTTAAAAATGATGAAGTTGACGTTACAACAGTTACATTTGAACAGGCCAAAGAATTTAATGGAAAACCTGAATTAGTAACAGCCAAAGACGGTGGAATTTATTATTTGCTATTTAATGTAAATGAGCCCGCTTATAAAAATGCAAAAATCAGAAAAGCAATTTCAATGGCAATAAACAAGGACGATTTATTAAATAAAGTGCTTTCAAATTCTGAAAAAGCTACTAAGACTTTCACACCGCAAGGAATTGGACTTAATGGACTAAAAGGCGATTTTTCCAAAGAAGTTCTGACAGATCAGCCAAAATATAATGTGGCGGAAGCTAAAAAATTGTTAGCTGAAGGAATGAAAGAAGCAGGAATTTCAAAATTGCCAAATATAAAAATATTGTTTAACGATAGCGGAAGTAGAAAAGCTATTGTGGAATACATTCAAGATAATTTAAAAACAAATTTAGGTGTTCAAGTTGATGCGGAAATGGTTACTGGAAAAGAGCGTGTAAATCGTACAAAAGAAAATAATTTTAACATTGCTCTAATGAACTGGACTGGAGATTTCTTAGATCCAATCACATATTTAGATTTATTTGAAAGTACAAATGCAAATAACCGTGGAAAATTTGTAAATTCAAGATATGACCAGCTTGTAAAAACTGTAAAATCGACAGATAATCCACAGACAAGAGTACCAGCGATGATAGAAATGGAAAAAATAATTTCACAGGAAGTCCCAGTTGTAATTTTATTCCAAAAACAAAAACAATATTTAGTTAATCCAAGAGTTACTAATTTAGGATTTGTTTCAATTGGTGGAGAGTTCTTTATAAGAGATGTTGTATTAAAATAA
- the cobT gene encoding nicotinate-nucleotide--dimethylbenzimidazole phosphoribosyltransferase yields the protein MDILKKTLVQIEAADRQRMKKKENELNSLLKTPKGLGIVEDLAIKLEGMQKNYRPKKKMVLVMAADNGVECEKVSKSKRVITQYVVEAMSNGTSSINSLAKSFGADVKVVDLGIDESSDHTGKINLSGIIQKKLMPFGTNNILNEAAMSYETSVSAIEIGIETVNEFVKEGYNLFATGEMGIGNTSTSSAILKVFSDLPLDDIVGFGSGIDKKTLEHKKEIIKRAILTKKIDKKDPIDVLSKVGGLDIAGMAGTFLGCAKNGVPVVIDGFISAVAALIAYKLCPNARDYMIGSHLSCEPGMKYIMNELNLTAPLLMNMKLGEGTGAIMMFPIIEAACRITEDVRTYPDV from the coding sequence ATGGATATTTTGAAAAAAACTTTGGTGCAAATTGAAGCAGCGGACAGACAGAGAATGAAAAAAAAAGAAAATGAACTTAATTCTTTGCTAAAAACTCCGAAAGGCCTGGGAATTGTTGAAGATTTAGCGATAAAGCTGGAGGGGATGCAAAAAAATTATCGTCCTAAGAAAAAAATGGTGCTCGTTATGGCGGCTGACAATGGTGTAGAGTGTGAAAAAGTAAGCAAATCCAAAAGAGTTATAACTCAATATGTCGTAGAAGCGATGTCAAATGGCACTTCTTCGATAAATTCTCTGGCAAAAAGTTTTGGTGCCGATGTAAAAGTTGTCGATTTGGGAATTGACGAAAGTTCTGATCATACAGGAAAAATTAACCTTTCGGGAATTATCCAAAAAAAACTTATGCCGTTTGGAACAAATAATATTTTAAACGAAGCTGCTATGAGTTATGAGACTTCTGTATCTGCGATTGAAATTGGAATAGAAACGGTGAATGAATTTGTAAAAGAAGGTTATAATCTTTTTGCGACTGGAGAAATGGGAATTGGAAATACTTCGACGAGTAGTGCTATTTTAAAAGTGTTTTCAGATTTGCCGCTAGATGACATTGTTGGATTTGGAAGTGGAATTGATAAAAAGACTTTGGAGCATAAAAAAGAAATTATAAAAAGAGCGATTTTGACTAAAAAAATTGATAAAAAAGATCCGATTGACGTGCTTTCCAAAGTTGGCGGACTGGATATTGCAGGAATGGCTGGAACTTTTTTGGGTTGTGCTAAAAATGGCGTTCCTGTTGTCATAGACGGCTTTATCTCAGCTGTTGCAGCGTTAATTGCATACAAATTGTGTCCGAATGCTCGTGACTATATGATTGGTTCGCACTTGAGCTGTGAGCCAGGAATGAAATATATTATGAATGAACTTAATTTAACCGCGCCACTTCTGATGAATATGAAGCTTGGCGAAGGAACTGGAGCTATTATGATGTTTCCAATCATAGAAGCGGCTTGTAGAATAACTGAAGATGTGAGAACTTATCCAGATGTTTGA